The following proteins come from a genomic window of Pseudochaenichthys georgianus chromosome 17, fPseGeo1.2, whole genome shotgun sequence:
- the LOC117462436 gene encoding chromodomain-helicase-DNA-binding protein 8-like isoform X1 has product MTCSSSSVRHCFGQSKAVKVYRLITRNYEREMLDKASLKLGLDRAVLQSMSGNNNGPVQQFSKKEIEDLLRKGAYAAIMDENDEGNRFC; this is encoded by the exons ATGACCTGCag cTCAAGCTCGGTTCGTCATTGTTTTGGCCAGTCTAAGGCGGTGAAGGTGTACCGTCTGATCACTAGAAACTATGAGAGGGAAATGCTGGATAAAGCTAGTCTGAAGCTCGGGCTGGACCGTGCCGTCCTGCAGAGCATGAGTGGCAACAACAACGgg CCGGTCCAGCAGTTCTCCAAGAAGGAGATCGAGGACCTGCTGAGGAAAGGAGCCTACGCCGCCATCATGGATGAGAACGACGAAGGCAATCGCTTCTGCTAG
- the LOC117462436 gene encoding chromodomain-helicase-DNA-binding protein 8-like isoform X2, producing MTCSSVRHCFGQSKAVKVYRLITRNYEREMLDKASLKLGLDRAVLQSMSGNNNGPVQQFSKKEIEDLLRKGAYAAIMDENDEGNRFC from the exons ATGACCTGCag CTCGGTTCGTCATTGTTTTGGCCAGTCTAAGGCGGTGAAGGTGTACCGTCTGATCACTAGAAACTATGAGAGGGAAATGCTGGATAAAGCTAGTCTGAAGCTCGGGCTGGACCGTGCCGTCCTGCAGAGCATGAGTGGCAACAACAACGgg CCGGTCCAGCAGTTCTCCAAGAAGGAGATCGAGGACCTGCTGAGGAAAGGAGCCTACGCCGCCATCATGGATGAGAACGACGAAGGCAATCGCTTCTGCTAG